The window GTGGCTCAAGATGCCGCTCGTGGCTTGACATATCTACATGAAGATATGGACTTTCAGGTAAAAGACTCCTACcactaaaaaataagaaaagagaAGGAAGGCGTGGTTTACTCAAGGACACACCTACAAGTTACAAGACCACTAACATTGGTTTCTTGTAGATTATTTTCAGAGATTTCAAATCGTCCAACATTCTACTAGATGATCAATGGAATGCTAAGCTTTCAGATTTTGGGTTGGCACGATTAGGTCCACAAGAAGGGCTCACCCATATCTCAACTAAGGTATGtagctttattttttattttagttttcatgattttttcCTGTAAGAGAAATAAGCACTTTGCCTCTTCTATTTCACACAAAATTGTGATGGTTTTCCATTTTGAGAGCGGTGGTTAAAAGCTCGATTTTTTATCATACAGTTTATATTTCGATTTTTATAAGTTTGTAGGAACCATGGGATATGCAGCTCCAGAGTACCTTGCAATTGGGCATCTTACATCCAAGAGTGATGTATGGAGCTATGGGGTTTTTCTATACGAACTTATAACAGGCAGGCGGCCAGTGGATAGAAACCGGCCTCTGAATGAGCAGAAGCTTCTAGAATGGGTGAAACCTTACCTGGAATCTAATAATTTCCAGAGAATCATTGATCCAAGACTCGAAGGTGCCTACTCACTAAAGTCAGCACAACGGTTGTTCTTTATAGCCAACTGTTGCTTGTCTAGAGACCCAAAGTTAAGGCCAAAGATGAGCGAAGTGTTAGAAATGGTTAACCAACTCACTGTGGTTCTGTCACAAAAAACTAGTCGTGAGCCACGTCTCAAGATTATGGTCCCAGTGATTGgtatcaagtggaagaaagtAGTTATGGGTATCACCATAGGTAAAAAGACTCGCAAGAACACCAAAAATAAAGACGAAAAAGAGTCCATTGATATTCAACTTAGATCATATGCCCATCTTCCTTGAAAACACACTATAAAGCTCACGTGATCTTGTTTTACAAAGGGTTTTGATGTGTATTGTAGCAACTAGCAAGTACCAGTTAGATTCTTACCCCTGGCTAGCTATAAACCAATGTACAGAGCCACACAAGTGGTTCGAGTCGCTTACTGGCAGGGAACGCTGTGAAAGGTCAATAGTTGTTCCATAACACACCTTGCCTATGAGGTTTTTGTATCTTCATATTTGATATAAGCTAACTGGGCTTGCACATATATTAGTACATTCCTAGTTCATACTTCATACACCAAAACTATATATGTAGATTGTATGCATTATAGTAATTCTATTACCATCTGTTACCTGATTTGAGTACGGTAAGCCTACTGACTCGTTGAGggtgaaaaaaaaatcattttatgaGCTTTTTTAGAATACTGAGTAGCCTGTTTTCATggaaaaagtttataaaaatttcatatttaagATATCGTGATGATTAATTTTATGTATTTCTCTGATCACCTGTTACCTCCAAAATTTAAGCGATCGAGGTTTGAAAACAGAGTTTTAAGATAGCACAATTCTAAAAACAAACATTTGTACAAGTAATATAATTTctcctaaaacaaaaaaaaaaaaaaagaaaaacttttcgATTATAATATCGTTGACTAAGAATGAAATCGACAAGGAAGTTTCCCAGTCCCACTAGCTTTGCAAATTCCTTAAAAGTTTCCAAAAACCAAACAATTAGGCCAACTAATGCATGGGGCCACAAATTAGGCTTAAGCAATTCACATTTGCATTGTATTTGTATGTCTTACATTCTACATACCTTTTTCTTTTAGTCAAATGATTAACggaaagaaaaaatattgaTGGTGTTTCACTGCCGATGTTTCTCCATTTCTTGGGAAGATGATATTGAGACTGGCACAATAACTCCCACGATATCGAATTATTCAAGTGATCAATCATCCTTTTATACAGCTTCTTCGGATCTCAGCCGATCACTCTCAAATTTGTCTGACAAACCAAACAGTCTGAGAGTTTTCACACTTGCTGAACTCAGAGCAGCAACTAATAACTTTAGTAGGGCTTGGAAGATTGAAGAGGACGGATTTTGGAGCGTGTATAATGGTATGATTCACAGTTTGGAACATCCTTTTGATGAGATTCGTGTGACCGTGAAGTACGCTAATGGCGCATTGCAGGCAAGTTTATTATAGTATATATGGATTTCTGTTTGTTCTGTGTAAATGCGAAAATGATTTTTAGTTGAATGGTCAAGTTTGAGTCACTTAGGAGTTAGCTGTTAATTAGTATTCAAAAATGAAGAAACAACAATACCTAATCCCGTCTTTGACATGGTATGGAGAAATGAAATGTAGACAGTCATTAGATACTTTTCCAGAAAAAGTAATGAAACATatcataaaataatcaaaaatagtTTTATGATTGTCTACTTTGGTAGAAATTTTGGAAAAAATGGTAGGTATTTGAAGCCAACTTATAGAATAGCTTTGGTCAATGAGATGAATTTGCGAAACCAGTATACACAACTCACTACAAGAATTTGCATCTTTTGAGACGTAGAGTTTTTGAAGCGACCGTCTGTTGCCTCATAAAGCTCACTAACGACAAAATATAGTCACTTTTTGAGGCGACGGGTGACGCCTCAAAAGCACATTAGTTCGAGTCTATGCCAAACAAGAAAAATCTGTAATAGTCAACGTTGGTCTTTGGCTATGTGTCATTCCAGCTGTGCTTACAGTGTACGTGGGAAACGCAGACTTCATAGTTCCTGGCATTAGACTACTTTTTGCCAAAGACAGGACAATACTTCCTGACTTTAGCCTATACAGGGCCAGGGGTAGTGGCTGGTTGTGTGTCATCTTTGCAATAATGATAATCTAAAATCCGGAACTACAAATTCACGGGCTTCCCACGTACACTGTAACACATAGACAAAGGCCGGCGTTGGCATTTCTGTTTGCTTGTTTATCATAGCTGGGAACTACCAGTTTcacaaata is drawn from Erigeron canadensis isolate Cc75 chromosome 9, C_canadensis_v1, whole genome shotgun sequence and contains these coding sequences:
- the LOC122582380 gene encoding serine/threonine-protein kinase PCRK1-like is translated as MVFHCRCFSVSFEENEDIEYETRTTHTKSTSTQTFYTACSDFNMSSVPNVHAKTSQLSKLTEVKQSNLRVFTVAELKAATKGFCRACKIGEGGFGSVYKGVIKSLDPPFDDIHVAVKYASGILQGHKEWETEVNVLGVVEHSNLVKLIGYCAEENCEGTQLLLVYEYMPNRSVRDHLSMKSETPLSWKMRLKVAQDAARGLTYLHEDMDFQIIFRDFKSSNILLDDQWNAKLSDFGLARLGPQEGLTHISTKFVGTMGYAAPEYLAIGHLTSKSDVWSYGVFLYELITGRRPVDRNRPLNEQKLLEWVKPYLESNNFQRIIDPRLEGAYSLKSAQRLFFIANCCLSRDPKLRPKMSEVLEMVNQLTVVLSQKTSREPRLKIMVPVIGIKWKKVVMGITIGKKTRKNTKNKDEKESIDIQLRSYAHLP